TTAGCCTTTTCAGCTTCCTGGCCCATTGATGTCCATGTATCTGTGTAGATAACGTCAGCGCCTTCGGCAGCTTCAAAAGGATCTTCTGTCATGAGGATCTTGGAGCCTGTTACCTTGGCGTCTTCCTGTGCTTCGAGAACGTACTTGTCAGGGCATGTGTAGTCCTTAGGGGATGCAACGGAGATGTCCATTCCTGCCTTAGCGCAAGCGTGGAGGAGGGAGTTTGCCATGTTGTTGCCGTCGCCTAAGTAAGCCATCTTAAGGCCCTTAAGTGTGCCCTTGTGCTCCTTGATAGTAAGGAGGTCAGCCAATACCTGTGTAGGGTGCTGGTCATCTGTAAGGCCGTTGATTACGGGAACCTTGCCGTACTTGGCGAGGTCTTCAACATCCTGGTGCTTGAATGTTCTGATCATGATGCCGTCGACCATTCCGGACAATACGTTAGCTGTATCGTAGATGGTCTCGCCTCTGCCGATCTGGATGTCGTTGTTGCTCAAGAAAAGAGCCTGGCCGCCTAACTGGTACATGCCGACTTCGAAAGAAACTCTCGTTCTTGTTGAAGACTTGGTGAAGATCATTGCAAGTGACTTGCCCTTGAGAAGATGATGCTCGATTCCGGCCTTTGTCTTAGCCTTAAGATCAACTGCTACATTCAAAAGATAATCAAGATCTTCAAAAGAAACGTCTCTATGGAAATCAATATAATGTTTCATTGTAATTACTCCTCATATTCCTGATATGTTATTAATCATTTTCGTCGATAATGTCGATGTCTTTGCTTTCTTTGCCG
The window above is part of the Ruminococcaceae bacterium R-25 genome. Proteins encoded here:
- a CDS encoding ornithine carbamoyltransferase → MKHYIDFHRDVSFEDLDYLLNVAVDLKAKTKAGIEHHLLKGKSLAMIFTKSSTRTRVSFEVGMYQLGGQALFLSNNDIQIGRGETIYDTANVLSGMVDGIMIRTFKHQDVEDLAKYGKVPVINGLTDDQHPTQVLADLLTIKEHKGTLKGLKMAYLGDGNNMANSLLHACAKAGMDISVASPKDYTCPDKYVLEAQEDAKVTGSKILMTEDPFEAAEGADVIYTDTWTSMGQEAEKAKRVEIFKNYQVNSKLMGLAHKDAIFMHCLPAYRGYEVTEDVIDGPQSVVFDEAENRLHAHKAILVNCFLN